In a single window of the Tellurirhabdus bombi genome:
- a CDS encoding PQQ-dependent sugar dehydrogenase, with protein sequence MKNWKKGLLSIALGTGVMLGCDKAKEVFNEMIPETDQEPTTAQVQGYVFYPALTDATDQNIAQLKAPAGFSIKKFSDGLGKPRMLAVHSSGAIYVTDREAGTVTLLRDGNNDGVADTKTIVANIKQVHGITIHNGMLYLVTVREVYSAPINMDGTLGQRTQLINNLPDGGQHPNRTIGFGPDGMMYITVGSTCNSCPEPNPEHATILRANPDGSNRKIFAKGLRNTIGFGWHPQTKDLFGIDHGIDWLGDNEQKEEVNKIVQGADYGWPYIYGEGKYNPSDRPQGDTTYQQYLQKTTLPLLTYTAHSSPLGMAFYTGNQFPAEYQNDAFVTMRGSWNRSQPSGYKLVRLHFENGKPTRFDDFVTGFLINNNRAQFGRPVGIAVHTDGSLLFTDDNNGVLYRVSYAK encoded by the coding sequence ATGAAAAACTGGAAAAAAGGTCTACTTAGTATAGCACTCGGCACAGGTGTCATGTTGGGGTGCGACAAAGCCAAAGAGGTTTTTAACGAAATGATCCCCGAAACGGATCAGGAACCAACCACCGCCCAGGTACAGGGATATGTATTTTACCCCGCCCTGACGGATGCGACGGACCAAAATATTGCTCAATTGAAAGCGCCGGCAGGCTTTAGCATTAAGAAGTTTTCCGATGGCCTTGGTAAGCCTCGCATGTTAGCGGTGCATAGTAGCGGAGCCATTTATGTTACCGACCGCGAAGCTGGAACCGTTACCCTTCTCCGCGATGGAAATAACGATGGCGTGGCCGATACTAAAACAATTGTAGCCAATATAAAACAGGTACATGGCATAACCATTCATAATGGCATGCTGTATCTGGTTACAGTTCGGGAAGTTTATTCGGCTCCTATTAATATGGACGGGACGCTGGGGCAGCGTACACAACTTATCAATAACTTGCCCGATGGTGGCCAGCACCCTAACCGGACCATTGGTTTTGGCCCGGATGGCATGATGTACATAACAGTTGGTAGCACTTGTAATTCCTGCCCGGAACCAAACCCAGAACACGCAACCATTCTGCGGGCGAACCCTGATGGCTCCAACCGGAAAATCTTCGCCAAAGGTCTTCGGAATACAATTGGCTTTGGCTGGCATCCCCAAACAAAAGACCTCTTCGGAATTGATCACGGTATTGACTGGCTGGGTGATAACGAGCAGAAAGAAGAAGTTAACAAGATTGTGCAGGGAGCCGATTACGGCTGGCCGTATATTTACGGAGAAGGCAAATACAACCCTTCCGATCGTCCACAAGGCGATACTACCTATCAGCAGTATCTTCAGAAAACCACACTGCCTTTGCTAACTTATACGGCGCATAGCTCCCCGCTTGGCATGGCGTTCTATACGGGCAATCAGTTTCCGGCAGAATATCAAAATGATGCTTTCGTAACAATGCGGGGCTCCTGGAACCGGAGCCAGCCTTCGGGATACAAGCTGGTTCGGCTGCATTTCGAGAACGGAAAGCCCACGCGATTCGACGATTTTGTGACGGGTTTTCTGATTAATAACAACCGTGCGCAGTTTGGCCGCCCCGTCGGAATTGCCGTTCACACAGACGGTTCGCTGTTATTCACGGATGATAACAATGGGGTCCTTTACCGCGTATCTTACGCGAAATAA
- a CDS encoding MBL fold metallo-hydrolase produces the protein MEAVMNPETSSEDLAPYAVAPDIAGMKVVFVNVYFVGDPVAGSKWVLVDAALPNSAARIKREAERLFGENNPPAAIVLTHGHFDHVGALPDLLKEWPNVPVYAHPLEMPFLQGKSHYPPPDPGVGGGAMAYMSWMFPTGPSNLGDQVQPFPADGTIPEMPGWHVVHTPGHSPGHVSLFRASDRALLAGDAFTTTRQESAIAVITQKEELHGPPTYFTIDWEAARRSIQTLAALNPTAAGAGHGKAIRSITLPQHLDTLLQHFNETEVPKGGRYVKQPAHTDEEGIVDMPTPVSYHVARAIGIGLIVGTVMWAFGGSRKR, from the coding sequence ATGGAAGCAGTAATGAACCCCGAAACCTCTTCGGAAGACCTTGCTCCGTACGCTGTGGCGCCGGATATAGCTGGAATGAAAGTCGTTTTTGTCAATGTGTATTTTGTAGGCGATCCGGTTGCTGGTAGCAAATGGGTTCTGGTCGATGCTGCTCTCCCTAATTCAGCAGCCCGCATTAAACGTGAGGCAGAACGGCTGTTTGGAGAAAACAATCCCCCAGCGGCTATTGTGCTGACTCACGGCCATTTTGACCACGTTGGTGCATTACCCGATTTGTTGAAAGAGTGGCCCAACGTTCCGGTCTACGCACACCCGCTCGAAATGCCTTTCCTTCAGGGCAAATCGCATTATCCGCCACCTGACCCAGGTGTTGGCGGGGGAGCAATGGCCTATATGTCCTGGATGTTTCCAACAGGACCCTCTAATCTGGGCGACCAGGTTCAGCCTTTTCCGGCTGACGGGACCATTCCTGAAATGCCAGGCTGGCATGTTGTTCATACGCCCGGCCATTCGCCTGGTCATGTGTCTTTGTTCCGTGCTTCCGACCGGGCCCTTCTGGCGGGTGATGCCTTTACAACGACCCGACAAGAATCGGCCATAGCGGTCATTACGCAAAAAGAAGAACTCCACGGTCCGCCAACCTATTTTACGATTGACTGGGAAGCAGCCCGGCGCTCGATTCAAACGCTGGCGGCCCTGAATCCAACCGCGGCGGGAGCAGGCCACGGTAAAGCCATTCGAAGCATAACACTGCCCCAGCATCTGGACACGCTTTTACAGCACTTTAACGAAACGGAAGTTCCTAAAGGTGGACGGTATGTGAAGCAGCCTGCGCACACAGACGAAGAAGGCATTGTCGATATGCCTACGCCGGTCTCCTACCACGTTGCCCGCGCCATTGGCATCGGCCTGATTGTGGGCACGGTGATGTGGGCATTTGGCGGCAGCCGGAAACGCTAA
- a CDS encoding endonuclease/exonuclease/phosphatase family protein produces the protein MPSVLSLNIDGYNTKHGKWSVRRDYIRATIEYLKPDIVVLQAAFYNRLLDGSNQAEQLTRLLPKYPFCHFQPAHTHKGITEGLALLSKIEPADIYLHRLNNRPEYKEASSRIIMHAHFGFTDGSSFNVLNVHYSPVYEQTHDYLIETLNYTEKLPDPTLLIGDFCRPADSPLLALLHAAGWIDAWDSLYPNEEGYTYEAGGELRIRRDQAWSKNLAISRAKTIMNEANGVRMSSHLGLLVKW, from the coding sequence ATGCCCTCCGTTCTGTCGCTGAATATTGATGGTTACAATACGAAACATGGCAAATGGTCCGTTCGCCGCGACTACATTCGGGCAACCATTGAATACCTTAAACCCGATATTGTCGTCTTACAGGCTGCTTTTTACAACCGCCTTCTGGATGGCTCAAACCAGGCCGAACAACTGACCAGATTACTCCCTAAATATCCCTTTTGCCACTTTCAGCCCGCCCACACCCACAAGGGCATCACTGAAGGCTTGGCGCTGTTGTCAAAAATAGAACCAGCAGACATCTACCTGCACCGACTTAATAACCGACCCGAATACAAAGAAGCTAGTAGCCGCATTATCATGCATGCGCACTTCGGTTTTACAGATGGTAGTAGTTTTAATGTACTAAATGTGCATTACTCGCCAGTCTATGAACAAACCCACGACTACCTGATTGAAACATTGAACTATACGGAGAAACTTCCTGACCCAACGCTCCTAATTGGCGACTTTTGTCGACCCGCCGACAGTCCGTTATTGGCCCTTCTGCACGCTGCGGGTTGGATCGACGCCTGGGATAGTTTATACCCGAACGAAGAGGGATATACGTACGAAGCAGGTGGCGAGTTAAGAATCCGTCGGGATCAGGCCTGGTCGAAAAACCTGGCCATTTCCCGCGCCAAAACAATCATGAATGAAGCCAACGGCGTTCGCATGTCGAGTCACCTCGGCTTACTGGTGAAGTGGTAA
- a CDS encoding glycoside hydrolase 5 family protein produces the protein MNRNIFSSLQTYRFQAGLSNQIAGQWSEEQAYDWFASQPLLTGCNFIPSNAANQFDMWQDQTFNQDTIDQELGFARSLGFNTMRVFLHNLAWQYDPEGLKNRMETYLALAASHEIKTVFVLLNDFTKSTGTRGVVQSPGQEEVGNLSAYSQLESYVVDILSHFANDERVLMWDLYNEPGNSALFNESVPLLKRAFEWAWSVRPSQPLTVGTWNYTEQFDLLNTMSLFYSDVVSFHHHENSPAIERVITKVNGYQRPVVCTEYTSEPTGANAAMTLTALRKNEIGAISDGQELTLLLEATVTEVALV, from the coding sequence ATGAACCGCAATATATTTTCTTCGTTGCAGACCTACCGTTTTCAGGCTGGTCTCTCCAATCAAATCGCTGGCCAGTGGTCAGAAGAGCAGGCATACGACTGGTTTGCTTCCCAACCATTGCTAACGGGTTGCAATTTTATTCCCAGTAATGCCGCTAATCAGTTCGACATGTGGCAAGACCAGACCTTCAATCAGGACACGATTGATCAGGAACTAGGCTTTGCCCGTAGTCTCGGGTTTAACACCATGCGTGTTTTTCTGCATAACCTCGCCTGGCAGTACGACCCGGAAGGCTTGAAAAACCGGATGGAAACCTATCTTGCCCTTGCAGCCAGCCACGAGATAAAGACTGTTTTTGTCCTTTTGAATGACTTTACCAAATCGACCGGCACACGGGGTGTGGTACAATCACCCGGTCAGGAAGAAGTTGGTAACCTTTCGGCCTATTCGCAACTAGAATCGTACGTTGTTGATATTCTGTCCCATTTCGCCAACGATGAGCGGGTGCTGATGTGGGATTTGTACAATGAACCTGGCAACTCGGCACTCTTCAACGAGTCGGTGCCGCTGCTCAAGCGGGCCTTCGAATGGGCCTGGTCCGTGCGGCCTTCGCAGCCGTTGACAGTTGGAACCTGGAATTATACCGAGCAATTTGACTTGTTAAACACAATGTCGCTGTTCTATTCCGATGTTGTTAGTTTCCACCACCATGAGAATAGCCCAGCCATCGAACGCGTGATTACCAAAGTCAATGGCTACCAACGTCCTGTTGTTTGCACAGAATATACCAGTGAACCAACGGGCGCAAATGCTGCAATGACGCTGACGGCGTTGAGAAAAAATGAAATTGGAGCTATCTCCGACGGACAGGAACTTACCTTGTTGCTCGAAGCAACGGTTACCGAAGTGGCCCTGGTATAA
- a CDS encoding MerC domain-containing protein, giving the protein MKWIPLGQKADYFGITGSVLCIIHCLLTPILAMSSTFIRHDALWAGYLSMDYVFIGINVLAVFSATRHETTKGIKIALWSFLSLFATALLLEEVNEIFEYVAYAASVGLVVSHLRNIRYCRLHHTARTRTAVS; this is encoded by the coding sequence ATGAAATGGATTCCCCTCGGGCAAAAAGCAGACTACTTTGGTATAACAGGGTCGGTACTTTGTATTATCCATTGCTTACTTACGCCTATACTCGCCATGAGTTCAACCTTCATCCGGCATGACGCACTTTGGGCCGGTTACCTCAGCATGGATTATGTCTTTATAGGGATCAATGTACTCGCTGTTTTCTCAGCCACGCGGCACGAGACTACAAAAGGAATCAAAATTGCGCTTTGGAGCTTCCTGAGCCTTTTTGCCACTGCGTTGCTGCTGGAAGAAGTCAACGAAATTTTTGAGTACGTGGCCTACGCAGCCTCTGTCGGACTGGTCGTTAGTCATCTGCGTAATATTCGCTATTGCCGGCTTCATCATACTGCCCGCACCCGTACTGCTGTAAGCTAG
- a CDS encoding NAD(P)/FAD-dependent oxidoreductase — MNTTTEDYEIIIVGGSFAGLSAALVLGRSLRQVLVLDSGQPANRQTPHSHGFLTRDGDKPTDLLAIAREQALAYPTVRLLTAQATTASGEAGNFVVTTDKGDTFGAKRLLLATGLTEVMPALPGFAECWGISILHCPYCHGYEVKDEAVGILANGDKGFDMMKLIQHWSPNLTLFTNGPSTLTPEQTAKLKEHGLNLVETPVIAIQHNEERMTNLLLSDQTKHALGAMYAHPHLNQKSDLAQQLSCEHDDLGFVKIDEFGRTNVEGVYAAGDTQTMQRQVLVAAANGLKAATTINRELIWAEF; from the coding sequence ATGAACACAACCACTGAGGATTACGAGATTATTATTGTTGGCGGGAGCTTCGCTGGCCTGAGCGCGGCTCTGGTGCTGGGGCGCTCGCTGCGCCAGGTTTTGGTGCTGGACAGTGGCCAGCCAGCCAACCGACAAACCCCGCATTCGCATGGTTTTTTGACCCGCGACGGCGACAAGCCCACTGATTTGCTGGCCATTGCGCGGGAGCAGGCTTTAGCGTACCCAACCGTTCGTTTGCTAACTGCCCAAGCGACAACGGCGAGCGGCGAAGCAGGGAATTTTGTGGTGACTACCGACAAAGGAGACACTTTTGGGGCAAAACGGCTTTTACTGGCCACGGGTTTAACGGAAGTAATGCCTGCTCTTCCCGGCTTTGCGGAATGCTGGGGAATTTCCATTCTGCATTGTCCGTATTGCCACGGGTATGAAGTGAAAGACGAGGCCGTAGGCATCCTGGCAAACGGAGACAAGGGGTTTGACATGATGAAGCTTATTCAGCACTGGAGTCCGAACCTGACGCTCTTTACCAACGGGCCATCTACCCTAACGCCCGAACAGACGGCTAAACTGAAAGAGCACGGACTAAACTTGGTTGAGACACCCGTCATTGCCATACAGCATAATGAGGAGCGAATGACCAACTTGTTGCTGTCTGACCAGACAAAACATGCTTTAGGGGCTATGTATGCTCACCCGCACCTGAATCAAAAATCGGATTTAGCCCAGCAATTAAGTTGTGAACACGACGATCTGGGCTTTGTAAAAATCGACGAATTCGGCAGAACCAACGTAGAAGGCGTGTATGCGGCAGGTGATACACAAACCATGCAACGTCAGGTACTGGTAGCAGCCGCCAACGGGCTGAAAGCGGCTACTACAATTAACAGAGAACTTATTTGGGCAGAATTTTAA
- a CDS encoding AI-2E family transporter, protein MANIYTPRQQRILLITSLIVIAGFILLGLRQYISAFLGAGILYVVFRPWFNNLVHKRKLNRRLITVLLMLFSLIVIILPFLSLSLLLVDRIQFYSKNSEQILQLIDKLEKATGLQLTSQDNIKSVVSQGASFASKQFPMVLSGTLDLVIILGLLYVALYFMFMEEEAFLRGFRKYLPFRRETIDELGEDLKNMVNANVLGQALVSLVQAVLTGLTLWIFGVPDAAFWGTVAFFMAFIPVLGTPLVWGPAGLIMISQGSTGSGVGILVVGVVVIVNIDNLLRIALAKRMGDVHPFVTLTGIVLGVPIFGILGLVIGPLLMAYFMVLMKVFEKQNRQYCEALTEREQKEGKLQQEAAKS, encoded by the coding sequence ATGGCTAATATTTACACCCCCCGTCAACAGCGCATCTTGCTCATTACCAGCCTGATCGTCATTGCTGGATTTATTCTTCTTGGCTTACGGCAATACATTAGTGCCTTTCTGGGCGCTGGCATTTTATACGTTGTCTTTAGACCGTGGTTTAATAATCTGGTTCACAAACGAAAGCTCAACCGACGACTCATCACGGTTCTGCTCATGCTCTTTTCGCTGATCGTAATTATCCTGCCTTTTCTATCGCTCAGCCTGCTGCTGGTTGACCGAATTCAGTTTTACAGTAAAAATTCCGAACAGATCTTGCAATTGATCGATAAGCTGGAAAAGGCAACGGGACTTCAATTGACCAGTCAGGATAACATCAAATCCGTTGTTAGTCAGGGAGCCTCTTTCGCCAGCAAGCAATTTCCAATGGTTCTTAGTGGCACGCTCGATCTGGTGATTATTCTGGGCTTGCTGTATGTCGCGCTGTATTTTATGTTCATGGAAGAAGAGGCTTTCCTGCGCGGCTTTCGTAAATACCTGCCCTTCCGCCGGGAAACAATTGACGAGTTGGGTGAAGATCTTAAAAACATGGTTAATGCCAACGTCCTGGGCCAGGCGCTGGTGTCTTTGGTACAAGCCGTATTGACAGGCTTAACGCTCTGGATTTTTGGCGTTCCTGACGCTGCTTTCTGGGGTACGGTGGCCTTTTTCATGGCCTTTATACCCGTTTTAGGGACGCCCCTTGTTTGGGGTCCCGCAGGCCTTATTATGATCTCTCAGGGTTCTACTGGTAGTGGAGTTGGTATTCTGGTCGTTGGGGTAGTGGTTATTGTTAATATCGATAATCTCCTGCGGATTGCCCTGGCGAAGCGGATGGGCGATGTGCATCCCTTTGTCACTCTGACAGGTATTGTGCTTGGCGTACCGATTTTTGGCATTCTTGGTCTAGTTATCGGTCCCTTGCTGATGGCTTACTTTATGGTTCTGATGAAAGTCTTTGAGAAACAAAACAGACAATACTGCGAGGCCCTCACGGAACGGGAGCAAAAAGAAGGGAAGTTACAGCAAGAAGCAGCAAAATCATAA
- a CDS encoding L-serine ammonia-lyase, whose product MNTSPITTSVFDLFKVGPGPSSSHTIGPMKAAFDFLQRLQQLPEAIQQKATAIGIYLYGSLSATGKGHGTDRAIVAGLLGWQPETTDPEELLALLKDPAINYPIQVGSRSIDINNNSLHFERKRYESPYANTMVLKLEANGEILAEEEYYSIGGGFVIRKGEPEAGPVSVDLPYPYRTMKELRSHLTASKLPLEDVLIANEMALTGRSRKEINLRIDQILDFMHKAVKRGLRHKGILPGSIRLHRKAPVLYKQACGLSQSSDSFLIFLNAYCLAASEENAAGGIVVTAPTSGASGVIPGLTFLAKKHFHYDKETLRKGMLAAAAVGFLVKHNASISGAEMGCMGEIGTAAAMGAAFLTYCAGKPIDAVESAAEICIEHHLGMTCDPIGGYVQIPCIERNAMGAVKAYNAFLLATAGTPAHQKISLDAVIKVMKATGRDMSTKYKETSEAGLALSATEC is encoded by the coding sequence ATGAATACTTCCCCGATTACCACCTCGGTTTTCGATTTGTTTAAAGTTGGTCCCGGGCCGTCGAGCTCCCACACGATTGGCCCCATGAAAGCGGCCTTTGACTTTCTGCAACGCCTGCAACAACTTCCCGAAGCTATTCAACAAAAAGCCACGGCGATTGGCATTTATTTATACGGCTCCCTCAGTGCCACCGGCAAAGGTCACGGCACCGACCGGGCGATTGTGGCGGGCCTGCTGGGCTGGCAACCCGAAACGACCGACCCGGAAGAGTTGCTCGCCTTGCTGAAAGATCCCGCCATTAATTATCCGATTCAGGTCGGCTCCCGGTCAATTGACATTAATAACAACAGCCTGCATTTCGAGCGCAAACGCTACGAATCGCCGTATGCCAATACCATGGTTTTGAAATTGGAAGCCAATGGGGAAATTCTGGCGGAAGAAGAATATTATTCCATTGGGGGTGGTTTTGTCATTCGGAAAGGGGAACCCGAAGCTGGTCCGGTTTCGGTGGACCTGCCTTACCCTTACCGCACCATGAAAGAGTTGCGATCGCACCTGACTGCCAGCAAGTTGCCCCTGGAAGACGTACTAATTGCCAACGAAATGGCGCTTACAGGCCGGTCACGGAAAGAAATTAACCTGCGCATTGACCAGATTCTGGACTTTATGCACAAGGCTGTAAAACGAGGCCTGCGACACAAAGGCATTCTACCCGGCTCGATTCGGCTGCATCGAAAAGCGCCCGTTCTGTATAAACAAGCCTGTGGCCTGTCCCAATCGTCGGATAGTTTTCTGATCTTTTTAAATGCGTATTGCCTGGCTGCTTCAGAAGAAAACGCGGCGGGAGGCATCGTCGTCACCGCCCCTACTTCGGGGGCTTCCGGCGTCATTCCCGGTCTGACTTTTCTCGCTAAAAAACACTTTCATTACGATAAAGAAACACTCCGAAAAGGCATGCTGGCCGCCGCTGCGGTGGGCTTTCTGGTGAAACACAATGCCAGCATATCGGGGGCCGAAATGGGTTGTATGGGCGAAATTGGAACCGCTGCCGCCATGGGCGCGGCCTTCCTTACCTACTGCGCGGGCAAGCCGATTGACGCGGTTGAGTCGGCGGCTGAAATATGCATTGAACACCACCTCGGCATGACCTGCGATCCCATTGGCGGCTACGTTCAGATTCCGTGTATCGAGCGCAACGCGATGGGTGCCGTTAAAGCGTATAATGCCTTCTTACTGGCCACGGCGGGGACGCCTGCTCACCAGAAAATTTCGCTGGATGCCGTCATCAAAGTGATGAAAGCAACGGGTCGGGATATGTCCACTAAATACAAAGAGACATCCGAGGCGGGCCTAGCGCTCAGTGCTACTGAATGTTAA
- a CDS encoding outer membrane protein assembly factor BamB family protein codes for MKYAIIPVVVVALAGLVSTQIVPGESPPSREWPEYLGGPDRNHYSPLDQINITNVSQLKVAWEYHSRDSGQVQCNPIIVGGLLYGVTATSQLFALNAATGQEKWRYTEKGAGGLNTNRGVTYWADGDDKRILVAIGPWLYAINALTGQPIPTFGDGGRVSLKAGLGPTAQDKMAISNTPGTLFGDLIIMPLRLSEGADAAPGNIQAFNVRTGKLAWSFRTIPHPGEYGYTTWPKEVYKNTEVGGANNWAGMAVDRRRGIVYVPTGSAAFDFYGGNRKGQNLFANCLLALDARTGKRLWHFQAVHHDIWDRDFPAPPNLITVTQKDPDGRPRRIDAVAQVTKTGHVFVFDRVTGKPLFPIDEKPFPKSDLPEEITWPTQPIPRKPLPFARQTITEADLNPYSEAKDSLLATYRRARKGLFQPLGKVPTLVYPGLDGGAEWGGAAVDPEGIMYVNANETAWLLSLGDTPKADELAHLSPGQRVYTLTCASCHGPERRGNPASGFPSLVDIGQRRDRDYVAKVITTGKGMMPSFASLSAAEKQALISFLFGEEKQEMVAAATAKKPSLPYKFNGYTKFLDSKGQPGIRPPWGTLTAIDLNTGNHRWQIPLGEVKELTAKGIAPTGTENYGGPVITAGSLLFIAATKDGMFRAFDKKTGKLLWQAELPASGFATPSTYEVAGKQYVVIACGGTKLGTKKGDSYVAFALP; via the coding sequence ATGAAATATGCAATAATTCCAGTGGTTGTTGTGGCGCTGGCCGGACTCGTATCCACGCAAATTGTTCCCGGCGAATCGCCACCTTCCCGCGAATGGCCTGAATACTTGGGCGGCCCCGACCGGAACCACTATTCGCCACTGGATCAGATCAATATAACCAACGTTAGTCAGTTAAAGGTAGCTTGGGAATACCATAGCCGCGATTCGGGGCAAGTGCAATGCAATCCCATTATTGTTGGAGGACTGCTCTACGGCGTAACAGCTACGAGCCAGCTTTTTGCCCTGAACGCAGCCACTGGCCAGGAAAAGTGGCGCTATACCGAAAAGGGAGCGGGTGGCCTGAACACCAACCGGGGCGTGACCTATTGGGCAGATGGCGACGATAAACGCATTTTGGTGGCAATCGGTCCCTGGTTGTATGCTATCAACGCCTTGACCGGACAGCCCATTCCGACCTTTGGCGACGGCGGCCGCGTGAGCTTGAAGGCGGGCCTAGGGCCAACCGCTCAGGATAAAATGGCTATTTCCAACACACCAGGAACGCTTTTTGGCGACTTAATCATCATGCCGCTGCGGCTGTCCGAAGGAGCTGATGCAGCACCAGGCAATATTCAGGCGTTTAACGTTCGGACGGGAAAATTGGCGTGGTCTTTTCGGACCATCCCGCATCCCGGTGAATATGGCTATACGACCTGGCCGAAAGAGGTTTACAAAAACACGGAAGTCGGCGGAGCCAACAACTGGGCGGGGATGGCCGTAGATCGACGGCGGGGGATCGTCTACGTGCCGACCGGGTCGGCGGCGTTCGACTTTTACGGCGGAAATCGGAAAGGACAGAATCTGTTTGCTAACTGTCTACTGGCGCTGGATGCCCGGACGGGAAAGCGGCTCTGGCATTTTCAGGCGGTGCACCACGACATTTGGGACCGGGATTTTCCGGCACCACCAAACCTGATTACAGTTACTCAAAAGGATCCCGATGGGCGGCCACGGCGCATCGATGCCGTAGCGCAGGTTACCAAAACGGGGCATGTGTTTGTCTTCGACCGCGTAACGGGAAAGCCGCTGTTTCCCATCGACGAAAAGCCATTCCCAAAATCAGATTTGCCGGAGGAAATCACCTGGCCCACGCAACCCATTCCCCGAAAGCCCCTTCCCTTTGCGCGTCAAACCATCACGGAAGCCGATTTGAATCCGTATTCAGAAGCGAAAGATTCGTTGCTGGCCACGTATCGGCGGGCGCGCAAGGGCCTGTTCCAGCCGCTCGGGAAAGTGCCGACATTGGTGTATCCGGGGCTGGATGGCGGCGCGGAATGGGGCGGTGCGGCGGTCGATCCCGAGGGAATTATGTACGTTAATGCCAACGAAACGGCCTGGCTGCTGAGTCTGGGCGATACGCCCAAAGCCGATGAACTGGCGCATTTGAGTCCTGGACAGCGGGTTTATACGCTTACCTGCGCTTCCTGTCATGGACCGGAGCGGAGGGGCAATCCGGCCAGTGGTTTTCCGTCGCTGGTGGACATTGGTCAACGTCGGGATCGAGATTATGTGGCTAAAGTAATCACGACGGGAAAAGGCATGATGCCCAGCTTTGCCAGCCTGTCCGCCGCTGAAAAACAGGCCTTGATTTCTTTTTTATTCGGGGAAGAAAAGCAGGAAATGGTGGCCGCCGCAACGGCTAAAAAGCCTTCTCTGCCTTACAAATTCAATGGCTATACCAAATTTCTGGACAGCAAAGGCCAGCCCGGTATTCGCCCACCCTGGGGAACCCTGACGGCCATCGACCTTAATACGGGCAATCATCGCTGGCAGATTCCGCTGGGGGAAGTCAAAGAGCTGACTGCCAAGGGAATTGCGCCAACCGGAACGGAAAACTACGGAGGGCCGGTCATTACGGCGGGTAGTCTGTTATTCATTGCTGCCACCAAAGACGGCATGTTCCGGGCTTTCGATAAAAAGACCGGCAAGCTGCTTTGGCAGGCCGAACTGCCCGCGTCGGGGTTTGCCACCCCAAGTACGTACGAGGTGGCCGGAAAACAGTACGTGGTAATTGCCTGCGGAGGCACCAAACTAGGAACAAAAAAAGGCGACAGCTACGTCGCCTTTGCACTTCCGTGA